The window TTGTAATGGAATCAACGGTAAAGGTTGAATACTTTTTATCTGCCAAAAATACTAATAAATCTGCCAGCACGCGATACGTTTTTTCTGAAGTATCATGAAGGAGAATAATGCTGCCTTTTTTCAGATTTTTAGTTACTCTTTGGTAGATTTTCTTTTCATCATCGATAACAGTGTCCAGAGAACGTACATTCCAGCCGATACTTGTTTTATGAGTTCGCTGTATCGCTTTGGCAATACTTGGATTGGTAACCCCGAAAGGAGGTCTGTATAAATCTGTTTGCATATTCCCAACCTTCTTTATGACTTTATCACAGTTTTCAATCTCTGCCATCATTTTTGAAGTTGATAAAAACCCAGTTGAATTGGAATGAGATAAGGTATGATTTCCAATGGTGTGGCCTTCAGCAATGATTCTCTGAAATGTTTCAGGGTATTTTTCAATTTGTTTTCCGATACAGAAAAAGGTTGCTTTTATCTCATGGTCTTTCAGTAAATCTAAAAATTTCGGTGTGAATTCTGTAGGGCCATCATCAAATGTAAGGGCTACTTCTTTAATTTTTGTTCTTTTATGGGTAATACTGTTAACAAAATGCCCCAGTTCAATAGCAAACGATCCCCAAACCACTACCGCAGAAAAAGCAAGGAAACATGCGATGTACACCCAAAAACTTCCCTGAAACGCATAGATAAAAACGTTACAAAAGAGATAGAATAGGATGAATGAATAATGTTTCATGATGTGCTGTTTTGAGTTCCTTATCGACAATTTCTAACTATACTCGTTCTGTCATTCTGAATGTCGCCTATAGTCACAAAAGAAATCTGGAATACAAAAGTAGAGATTCTTCGTCAGAATAACAGAACAACAACTATACTCTTTCTAGTAATGTCAAGCTATGGTCGCTGCCTGCTAAATGATTGTAAAGAAGTACATTTTTCACTTCTTCCTTTTTCTCTTTATTAATCATCATCACTTCAGGAATTTGCTGTTCCTTAAGAATATGACAGGCCATAAACGTAGAAAAGCCACTGGCTGTATTGAATTCTCCGCTCAAATGTTTGTAATATAGTAAGGCAGAATCTTGAAACAAATCCATAGCCTTAGAGTAATAAACATCTGAACTTGCATCACCACTGTACCCTAAAATGACAGTATCAATATCTTGTACAGAAAGGTTGTTTTTTATTAAGAACTTCTGGATAAAATCTGAAGTCTCTTCCAGTTCCAATCTATTGCTGATTTTAATGTCAGTAAGCTTTGCATAGGAATTTTCTGCTTTATCTTTTCCTACAACAAAAAAGCTTGCTCCTTCGCCCCAGATAACACCATTGGTTGTAGAATGTAGATAATCCGCAGGAAGATCGGATTCTTTTTTAATGGTATTATTCAGACAATAAAGTTCCATAGTTCTGTCAGTCTGCTCATCCGTAGATCCCACCAGAACATTTTCAGCTTCACCATCCTTAATCTGAAGTTGAGCATCCAACAATGAAAATTCCAGCGATGAAGAGGTATTTACATAGGTGAAATTGTAGGCATGACACTGCAGTCCAAGGGCGATCTGGCCTGCAACGGTATTATGAGTGGATTGAATAAAGAATGTAGGAGTTAAAAACTCCTCATGATTATCAATTACGTTTTTTAGAAATTTTTCAGAATCCTGGGAACATCCCATTCCGGTTCCTACAATAATGGCATCCGGTTTTTCAATTCCGGCTTCTTTTAAAGCGTAATGTGAAGCTACTGAGCTCATTTTTACCGTTTTAGACATTCTTCTGATCATGCCAGGAGGAATGAATTCTTTGTAATTAGGTTCAATGGCTTTGATGATCTTCGCGGAGTTTTCCGGCTTAAGATTCTGAAGAATATTTTCGTTTAAAGTGTCCTGAACAGAGATACAGGATGCACTGTTGATGTATACTGCACTCATGATTTTGAGAAAATTAAGGTTGAACAGTTTCCTCCGAATCCAAATGAATTGGAAAGAACATGATTGATATTTTTCTCCTTCAATTCAGTAACCGGAGTCAGATCAAATTCTTCCATTTTTGTTTTGAAATTCAGGTTCGGGAAAATAAGGCTGTGCTGCATCGCTAAAATTGAAAATACAGCTTCAATTCCGGCTGCGGCAGCCAGTGTATGGCCTGTAAATGCCTTTGTAGAGCTAAATTCAGGAACCTTATTTTCTCCAAATATTCTGATCATAGCAATTCCTTCAGATAAATCATTATTTGGAGTTGCTGTTCCGTGAACATTGATATAATCGATGTCCTCTTTTTTCAATCCAGAAACTTTTAGTGCTTTCTGCATGGCTAAGAATGCTCCCTGTCCGTTTTCAGAAGAAGCGGTTTGGTGATGCGCGTCATTAGCATTTCCATACCCGGAAAGATAAGCCAGCACCTGCTTGTTTTCTTTTTAACAACTTCTTCGGATTCCAGCACTAAAAAAGCAGCTGCTTCTCCAAGGTTTAATCCTTTTCTGTTATTATCAAAAGGGGTGTTGTATGAATCTGTAAGAATCATCAGGGTATTGAAACCATTCAGTGTAAATTTTGAAAGAGAATCTGTTCCTCCAACAATCACACGATCCAGAACTCCATTTTTAATGAGTTTGGCTCCCATCATAATAGCATTGGCTGCAGAAGAACAAGCCGTGCTGATGGTGGAAACCATACCTTTTAGCCCTAAGTGATCGGCAATAGCCAATGAAGAATTTCCGGCGTCATGAGCGTTAATGTATTTTTGCTTTTCAGGAAAGTCTTCGTAGGAATAGAAATATTTTTCAGTAATATCCATTCCTGCGACGCTGGTAGAGGAAATCAGTCCGGTTCTGTATCCATTGATGTCTGATATTCCGGCACTTTCTACAGCTTCTTTGGCAGCAACCATTCCTAATAAAGAGGTTCTTGTAACATTATTATCTTCGTTAAGCTGAAGTTTCTGTACAAGTTCTTCATTGGATAATTTTATTTCACCTGTTTTAATCGCTCCGGCATGACGGGTTTCAAACATTTGTATATCTGAAATACCGTGTTTTCCGGTTTGCAATGAAATAAAATTTTCCTCCACATTGTTCCAATGGAGGAAATGATGCCCATTCCTGTTATGGCAATATTTTGATTCATTAATTAGTTTTTCTATGAATTATTTAAACGCAATGAGCGCAAAGCTTTATTTTCAAACTGTTTTTAAGCTCGCAAGGGCGTTTCACTCAGCCAAGAAAATACAATTAGTGTTCATTGCTAAGCGAAGCGCCTTTATGACCGAAAAATATTTTCGATTTTTAAAAAGCTCAGCGAACCTAGCGTTTGAAAAAAATTATTTTGTTCTGTTGTCTTCGATGAATTTTGCCATGGTATCGATAGATTGGAAAATTTCCTTTCCTTTTTTAGGATCGGCTAATTTTATTCCATAGTCTTTGTCAAGAAGCACGATCAATTCTAATGCGTCGATAGAATCTAATCCTAATCCGCCTCCAAATAATGGATCTGTATCTTTGATTTCCTCTACAGAAACGTCTTCAAGGTTAAGGACTTCAATAATTTTGTGCTTCAATTCAGTTTTTAAGTTTTCCATAAAAGGGTTTAATTTGAAAATATGTTAATGAGATAATTTGAAAATATAGTGAATTCTATCAGACATTGGATTTTAAATAAAAAAATCTTTTGAATAGTTATTGTACTTTAAATTCTAATATTTTACAGGATAGAAATAGCACATTTTCAAATTATCAAATTTATAATGTGAGCAAATATACAAAAGCTTTATAATTTTCCTGAAATAATTCAACCCAGCCGCATAATACTTTATCAGCTTTTCCAGAAAGGAGGATCTGTTCAGCATATTCGTTTAAAAAATTTTCATCAAATTCGTCCAAAACAAAGAAAGCGTTCTCAGTCTGCATTTTGTGTTTAATGCTGATTTCCCCTACACAGATGTTTGGCAGGGTATAAACAAAGACTGCCGGGCTAGGGAAGTAGTTCTCCTGTGAATTGATACTTTCCTGGTACTTGAAATCAGTATCCAGACTGGATGATTTGTTGGCAAAAACTAATGCTGTTCTGCTGTGGTCTTCCTCTTTTAATAGCATTTCAGCAGAAAGAAAAGCCAATTTACTCAAACTGTCCATTTTGTGGAATTTCGGATAGCTGAGCTCTAAGCTTTTATAGGCTTCTTTGGCAAATTCCAGGAATGTATTGCTTTTGATTTCAAAAATAAGGTTTCCATCAACGATTATTTTTGAGTTTTCTAGGGTGCAGGTATTAATTTTCCTCATTAATGGCTCTTCCATTTTTTACAAATATAAAATAATTTGGGATGATGGATTAATAGTTATCGGTTTTATCACAGAAAGCCTTTGTTGGGAATGGAGTCGTAAATATTTTGGCATTTTGTCACTCGGATGTGATAAAAATTATTATATTTAATGAATTAAAAACAAATGTTTATGAAGAAAAATTTAGCATTGCGGCTCTCGTTGCTGTTTGCTTTAGCCCTATCTTTACAATCATGCAGGACTGGTGAAGATTATCTCTCTGCTAAAGAAGAACAATATTATTCCAACAAATTTCAGGTATTTACTTCGTTTAATGATGAAAGTGTAGATTATGCCAAAGGCTTCAAAACCCTTATGGAAAACTATGATGGGATTCATAAAACCCATTATACAAAAACTTCTGCCATAAAATCAGGAAATCAGGGTAAAAGTGATGAAGAATATGTGGAATTCAGACTGCATTCCCAAAGTATGCTTTTGGAAGATGATGAACGCTGGATTATTTACCCCATGCTAAAGAATGGGCAGGTAAGTGGATTAATGGCTGGAATCCTGAGGAATGAAGAAACTGAAGTGGAATTTAGAAAGCTGGATTCCGGAAACGGTTACTATGATGAAGTGCTGAAAATATTCAGTATGGCTTATCTGAAACACAACCTGAAAAACGGATTGAACAATAAAGGCGGTGGCTGCGGATTTGACTCAGATGATGCCTGTGATATAGGAAATATTGATATTTCCCCGCCCAAAGGTGGACCCAAAGGTACTGGCCCGAAAAGTGGATGTACAGGATTGAATAACTGCATCAAACCTGAGGTAAATCCTGGTGGTGGCGGTGGCGGCCCCGGAGGAAACTCAGGAAATGACCAGCCAACTCCTTGTTTCAAAATAAAAGCTATTGGAATGCAAAATAAAACAAAAGAATTAATGTCCAATTTAAAAGGAAAGACTAATTCATCTTCAGAGCAAGGGTACATTTTGAATCAACAGAATAATAATATAAATGAAATTCCTGTTCAGGGAGATCCTGGTACAGGAGAGATTAATTTCAATGTAAATGGTCCAATAAACGGTTTTATCCATAGCCATTATGACGGTTTGCTATCCGTTTTTTCTCCGTATGATATTTTTATGGTTGCACAATTATATAAACAAGGTCTAATAGCGGATATGTATAGTTTTATAACTGGGGTTGTAACAGCATCTGATACTCAATATATGATAATAATTGATGATCCTGTAAAGTTTGGTGCTTTTACTGCTACTTTATTTGAAGGAAACTCTTTTGATCCTGTTGTTCTTAAAAATTATGACTTTGTATATAAGCTATTTGGTATTGATGCAAATAATACTGTGGCTAATAACGAAAAAGGATTTTATAATTATTTAGAATCAAATAATACTGGATTAAAGATATTAAAAGGAGACAATAGTATGCAAAATTGGGGGTTGCTCGTAAAAGACTCCAATGGAAATATAATTTCAGAAAACTGTCCTAAATAAAAATTTATGAAGAAAATATTAACATTTATATTGATTGGTTTATTTACTTATTGTAAATCCCAATTTAATTTTTCTCCTGGAGCAAATAATCCCAATTCTAATATTGATAAATTTATTGGAGCATGGGTCTGGCAGGATAATGAAAAAAGTTTAGAATTAGTTTTTAGAAAAGAAAATATTCTTCTTCCAATAAAAGGGAATGTAAGAGCTGATGCATTAATAGGATTTCATAAGTATGTTAGTAATAACTTAATTATTGAAAGTTCTGTACAATACTCTGATACGAACTATGAGAGTAAAAAAAGTACAATATTAGGATATACACTTAGTAATCCTAATAAATTGGTTGGAAGTATAACTCATATTTCTAAAAATAAAAATATAGAATATGAAATAGAATATATAGATTCAAACCATATCAAATTATTGAATTTAAAGAATCATAATGGAGTAAAGATTAATGTTCCGGGACAGCCCCTTTATGATTCTTCAATAACTCTTCCAGCAAATATTATATTGACTAGGAAATAATTATTTTTATATAGAAATAAAACCACCACAATTTGGTGGTTTTTATTATTTATATGATAAATAGAATTAACATTTTTCCAATACAATTGCTGCATTACAACCTCCAAAACCGGAAGCCGTCTTCAAAATATATCTGATGTTTGCAGGTTGGTTTTTTTTAATGATATTCAACGGTTCGGATACACCCATTTCTTCAAAATTTTTAGAAGGGATCAAGGTGTTTTGAAGAGCAGATTCCATAGAAATAATACTTTCCAATAATCCGGAAGCTCCTAAGCAGTGTCCGTAATATCCTTTCATGCTGTTTAGTGGGACATTTTGAAGCTCCATTCTGCTGAAAGCGATACTTTCCATTTCATCGTTGTATAATGTTGCCGTTCCGTGGGCTGAAATAAAATCAATTTGCTCTGCGGAAACCTTAGCTTCCATCATCGAATTTCTGATACTTCCGTATAAGCCATCTCCCGTTCTTGAAGGGCCGGAAATATGGTTGGCATCATTAATGGCTGAATCTCCCAATACTTTAAATCTGAATTTTTCATCTTCTGAAAACTCTGTAGTGATGTAAACTGCTGCTGCTGCCTCGCCAATATTGATTCCGTTCCGGTTTTTATCATAAGGTTTGCATGGTTCTGATCCAATAGCCTGAAATGAATTGAAACCGGAAATTACAAATTCCGAAATTTCATCTCCAGCGATCACAAAGGCATCTTTATACCTTCCTGCCTGAATCATATTCTTAGCCACGGCAATAGCCATTACCCCAGAAACACAGGCATTGGAAACCACGATAGGGTTAGTTTTAAATCCGAAAAAATCAGCGATTTTTTGTGCTAATTGCGATAAATAAACGCCTTCAGGTAATTCAGTCTGATTTTTTAATAAGCTGATGTTTCCTTTTGTTGTAGAAAGGATGAGTGCTGTGTCTTCAGATATAGTATGCTTTTCAACTAAAGGCTTCATGCTTAGAAGAAGCATCTTCTCCAGTCTTGTGAATGTCTGTTGGTCAATTTGAGAGAATACTCTGTCAAATTCTTCATTCAGCTTTTCAGAATTGATTCCGGAGGCGTAAAAAGCATCCTGGCTTTCTATAATTTTATGTAAATCAACCCCTGATTTTCCAGCTAAAAGTGCATTCCAGTTAGAATCTACATCAAAGCCAAGAGGAGTTACACAGTTGTAATCTGTAATATAAATTTCTTTCTTCATGATAATCCCATTTTATCTTTCCAGGCTTGAAAAAATTCCGGGTTGTATAAACATAAACTTCCGTTGCTATCCAGAAATACCTGGATAGTTTCTCCACTGCACACCAATTTATTTTCGTGATTGAAAAGTTCGTACTTATAGATAAGTTTTGCGGAAGCAGAATTGACAAAAGTGGTCACAATTCTGAAGGTTTCTCCATATTTTAAGGGAAGAAAATGTTCACAGGTGCTTTTTACAATAGGGGTTACATAGCCTGCCTTCTGAATATCAAGGTAAGTGAGACCATGCTGGCGCCCGAAGGCTTCTCTTCCGTCTTCAAAATAAACGATATAATGGCCATGCCAGACAATACCCAGTGGATCTGTCTCGTTGAATCGTACTCTTACTTCTTCGGTACAGGTTAATATATTTTCGTTAGACTGCATGTTTTTTTCTTCCTGAATTTTGATGGCTGTCAGAAACCTCCTGACAATATTAGTAATAAAATAAATTAAATATTATGAAGTTTTCTTTCGTAAAAAATAGAAATGGATACGGTGGAAATATAAAATAAAAACAGGAATACCAGTTCTTTGGCAATCCCTCCGATTCCACTGTTTCTTAATATAATATCATAATAAGCATTCAATCCCCAGTTCATAGGAGAGAATTTAGCGACAGTCTGCATGAATTCAGGCATTAAAAATACCGGAACCCAGATTCCTCCGATTGCTGCCAATACTACTACAGATGTTGCTCCAAAAGGAGCAGACTGTTCCTGAGTATCTGCAATAGTTCCCAATAATACTCCAAATCCAATAGCAGCAAGCCCGGCAAACAGAGTTACTGTAACAAGTTGGAACATTTTTCCGGATACATCAAATGCCGGAAGATCCATATACGGGAAAAGGTAGATCCCTACAGCCACCATCAGTAAAAACTGAATAAGGCAGATGATCAGATAGGTAAATGTCTTTCCTAAGATATGAACGAAGTATGGAGTAGGGCTTATTCTGGCTCTTACACTTGTTCCCTGGCTTTTTTCCTTTACAAGATTGATTGACAAAGGAACTACGATGAAAAATATAGCAAAAAGAGTCCATGCAGGAACGTTATGTTGAACGGAATTCGGCATAATATCCATTTCTCCTTTTTTTGGAGTGATTTCTTTGAAACTGATGAGGTTTTTATTCTCTTCAAGATTTTCTTCAGTGCCTAATTGATCCTGAAAAGCTTTGTAGATCTTTTTATTTTCGATCTCAAAAACCATTTTGTTCACAGAATTCATCACAGAGTTTTTGAATCCTGCATTGGTAGCCGGGTCAAAATACAAATGAATTTCTTTGGCTTTTGGAGCTTCTATTTTTGTTTTTGCAGAATCATCTTCCAATCCAAATGAGCTTACAATCGTCTGAACTTTTGAATCGATATTGGAATTTAAATCTTTTGTCAGATTTTCAGGAATAACGATGGCCATCTGATACTCTCCTGCAAATACAGCATCCTGTGCCGATTTTTCGTTGAAATTAGTCAACAGTTGGAAGGTTTTGCTATTTTCCAGCTCACCTTTTATATTTTTGGAAACTTCGGATTGATCGTTATCAATAAAAATGATTGGGATTTTTGAACCTTCAAGGTTTTTAAAGGTAGAATCCTGAATCAAGGTAATGGTTACAATCAAAAGCAGCGGCATCACAAAAATGATGACAATACCTCCGATATCTCTTTTCAGCAGAAGAATTTCCTTAATAAAGCTTCTCCACAGTTTATACAACAACATCTCTTAATTCTTTTCCGGTTAATGAAATAAAAACATCTTCAAGGTTTTCTGCATGGGCAATCTGGGAAACAAGTTCGTCAGGAGTTCCCACGGCATGAATTCTTCCTTTATCAATAATCGCAATCTTGGTAC of the Chryseobacterium capnotolerans genome contains:
- a CDS encoding polysaccharide deacetylase family protein, which encodes MKHYSFILFYLFCNVFIYAFQGSFWVYIACFLAFSAVVVWGSFAIELGHFVNSITHKRTKIKEVALTFDDGPTEFTPKFLDLLKDHEIKATFFCIGKQIEKYPETFQRIIAEGHTIGNHTLSHSNSTGFLSTSKMMAEIENCDKVIKKVGNMQTDLYRPPFGVTNPSIAKAIQRTHKTSIGWNVRSLDTVIDDEKKIYQRVTKNLKKGSIILLHDTSEKTYRVLADLLVFLADKKYSTFTVDSITNSRKND
- a CDS encoding beta-ketoacyl synthase N-terminal-like domain-containing protein, whose product is MSAVYINSASCISVQDTLNENILQNLKPENSAKIIKAIEPNYKEFIPPGMIRRMSKTVKMSSVASHYALKEAGIEKPDAIIVGTGMGCSQDSEKFLKNVIDNHEEFLTPTFFIQSTHNTVAGQIALGLQCHAYNFTYVNTSSSLEFSLLDAQLQIKDGEAENVLVGSTDEQTDRTMELYCLNNTIKKESDLPADYLHSTTNGVIWGEGASFFVVGKDKAENSYAKLTDIKISNRLELEETSDFIQKFLIKNNLSVQDIDTVILGYSGDASSDVYYSKAMDLFQDSALLYYKHLSGEFNTASGFSTFMACHILKEQQIPEVMMINKEKKEEVKNVLLYNHLAGSDHSLTLLERV
- a CDS encoding phosphopantetheine-binding protein, with product MENLKTELKHKIIEVLNLEDVSVEEIKDTDPLFGGGLGLDSIDALELIVLLDKDYGIKLADPKKGKEIFQSIDTMAKFIEDNRTK
- a CDS encoding 3-oxoacyl-ACP synthase produces the protein MEEPLMRKINTCTLENSKIIVDGNLIFEIKSNTFLEFAKEAYKSLELSYPKFHKMDSLSKLAFLSAEMLLKEEDHSRTALVFANKSSSLDTDFKYQESINSQENYFPSPAVFVYTLPNICVGEISIKHKMQTENAFFVLDEFDENFLNEYAEQILLSGKADKVLCGWVELFQENYKAFVYLLTL
- a CDS encoding DUF6705 family protein, producing MKKILTFILIGLFTYCKSQFNFSPGANNPNSNIDKFIGAWVWQDNEKSLELVFRKENILLPIKGNVRADALIGFHKYVSNNLIIESSVQYSDTNYESKKSTILGYTLSNPNKLVGSITHISKNKNIEYEIEYIDSNHIKLLNLKNHNGVKINVPGQPLYDSSITLPANIILTRK
- a CDS encoding beta-ketoacyl synthase N-terminal-like domain-containing protein is translated as MKKEIYITDYNCVTPLGFDVDSNWNALLAGKSGVDLHKIIESQDAFYASGINSEKLNEEFDRVFSQIDQQTFTRLEKMLLLSMKPLVEKHTISEDTALILSTTKGNISLLKNQTELPEGVYLSQLAQKIADFFGFKTNPIVVSNACVSGVMAIAVAKNMIQAGRYKDAFVIAGDEISEFVISGFNSFQAIGSEPCKPYDKNRNGINIGEAAAAVYITTEFSEDEKFRFKVLGDSAINDANHISGPSRTGDGLYGSIRNSMMEAKVSAEQIDFISAHGTATLYNDEMESIAFSRMELQNVPLNSMKGYYGHCLGASGLLESIISMESALQNTLIPSKNFEEMGVSEPLNIIKKNQPANIRYILKTASGFGGCNAAIVLEKC
- a CDS encoding acyl-CoA thioesterase yields the protein MQSNENILTCTEEVRVRFNETDPLGIVWHGHYIVYFEDGREAFGRQHGLTYLDIQKAGYVTPIVKSTCEHFLPLKYGETFRIVTTFVNSASAKLIYKYELFNHENKLVCSGETIQVFLDSNGSLCLYNPEFFQAWKDKMGLS
- a CDS encoding ABC transporter permease, producing the protein MLLYKLWRSFIKEILLLKRDIGGIVIIFVMPLLLIVTITLIQDSTFKNLEGSKIPIIFIDNDQSEVSKNIKGELENSKTFQLLTNFNEKSAQDAVFAGEYQMAIVIPENLTKDLNSNIDSKVQTIVSSFGLEDDSAKTKIEAPKAKEIHLYFDPATNAGFKNSVMNSVNKMVFEIENKKIYKAFQDQLGTEENLEENKNLISFKEITPKKGEMDIMPNSVQHNVPAWTLFAIFFIVVPLSINLVKEKSQGTSVRARISPTPYFVHILGKTFTYLIICLIQFLLMVAVGIYLFPYMDLPAFDVSGKMFQLVTVTLFAGLAAIGFGVLLGTIADTQEQSAPFGATSVVVLAAIGGIWVPVFLMPEFMQTVAKFSPMNWGLNAYYDIILRNSGIGGIAKELVFLFLFYISTVSISIFYERKLHNI